From a region of the Vagococcus coleopterorum genome:
- a CDS encoding SDR family NAD(P)-dependent oxidoreductase has protein sequence MDRLKDKVAIVTGGSSGIGLKVTERFLEEGAVVIACDINEVSLNNLPNNEKLVPMKLDITSDSEWQNVVADVISKFGKIDILINNAGISSDKSLANTTLSDWELQHKINSWGPFVGMQTVVPYMERAGQGAIVNTASYTALIGAGINAYTGSKGSIRAVTRAAAAELGRKNIRVNSVYPGVIETPMSAAVKEHKEAMDFLVASTPLQRLGQPEEVANAILFLASDEASYITGAELVIDGGYSA, from the coding sequence ATGGATAGACTAAAAGATAAGGTTGCAATCGTCACTGGTGGTAGTTCAGGTATCGGTTTAAAAGTTACGGAACGTTTTTTAGAAGAGGGAGCAGTTGTGATCGCTTGTGATATCAATGAAGTATCATTGAATAACTTACCTAATAATGAAAAATTAGTTCCGATGAAATTAGATATTACTTCTGATTCTGAATGGCAAAATGTTGTAGCTGATGTTATATCTAAGTTTGGCAAGATTGATATTTTAATTAATAATGCAGGAATATCATCAGACAAGAGTCTAGCTAATACAACTCTTTCTGATTGGGAATTACAACATAAGATTAATAGTTGGGGCCCATTCGTAGGAATGCAAACTGTCGTGCCGTATATGGAAAGAGCTGGTCAAGGCGCAATCGTTAATACAGCCTCGTATACCGCTTTGATTGGGGCAGGAATAAATGCATACACAGGTTCAAAAGGTTCAATCAGAGCTGTCACACGTGCAGCTGCAGCTGAATTGGGTCGTAAAAATATTCGTGTGAACTCAGTTTATCCAGGTGTGATTGAAACACCGATGTCAGCTGCTGTTAAGGAACATAAAGAAGCGATGGACTTCTTAGTTGCCAGCACACCTTTACAACGTTTAGGTCAACCAGAAGAAGTGGCGAATGCTATTTTATTCTTAGCCTCAGATGAAGCATCATATATTACCGGAGCAGAACTTGTAATTGATGGCGGATATTCGGCGTAA
- the hprK gene encoding HPr(Ser) kinase/phosphatase, translated as MTEFVTVQELVNALQLTVLAGEEFLDKKIYTSDISRPGLELTGYFNYYPQDRVQLFGRKEATFSEKMLEEERAMVMRKICQPETPAVLFARGITPPVELMKAAEEQQTPVLSSALKSSRIGGMVTNFLESKLAMRSSVHGVLVEVYGLGVLIQGDSGIGKSETALELIKKGHRLIADDRVDVYQQDERTVIGEPARLLKHLIEIRGIGIIDVMNLFGASAVRPRGQVQLVVSLEAWSKEKQFDRLGGAAETMRIANVDIPKVSIPVKTGRNVAIIVEVAAMNFRAKTMGYDATKAFEERLAIMIEENNEAEKKASEDPHEFI; from the coding sequence ATGACTGAATTTGTAACTGTCCAGGAATTAGTTAATGCATTACAATTAACGGTTTTAGCTGGTGAAGAATTTTTAGATAAAAAGATTTACACAAGTGATATTTCACGTCCAGGATTAGAGTTGACGGGATATTTTAATTATTACCCTCAGGATCGTGTGCAATTATTTGGTCGTAAAGAAGCGACGTTTTCTGAAAAAATGCTTGAAGAAGAACGTGCTATGGTTATGCGGAAAATTTGCCAACCAGAGACACCTGCAGTTTTATTCGCACGGGGGATTACACCGCCAGTTGAATTGATGAAAGCTGCTGAAGAACAGCAGACGCCAGTTTTATCTTCAGCACTGAAATCATCGCGGATCGGCGGGATGGTAACAAACTTCTTAGAGAGTAAGTTAGCTATGCGTTCATCAGTACATGGTGTTTTAGTAGAAGTCTATGGTCTAGGCGTTTTGATTCAAGGTGATAGCGGGATTGGTAAGAGTGAGACTGCTCTTGAGTTAATTAAAAAGGGCCATCGTTTAATCGCAGATGATCGCGTGGACGTTTATCAGCAAGATGAAAGAACCGTTATTGGCGAACCTGCCCGTTTATTGAAACATTTAATTGAAATCCGTGGTATCGGTATCATTGATGTGATGAACTTGTTCGGTGCAAGCGCAGTTCGTCCAAGAGGTCAAGTTCAATTAGTGGTTTCTCTAGAAGCTTGGAGTAAAGAAAAACAATTTGATCGTTTAGGTGGCGCAGCAGAAACAATGCGTATTGCTAATGTTGATATCCCTAAAGTATCGATTCCAGTTAAAACAGGTCGTAACGTAGCGATTATCGTTGAAGTAGCAGCTATGAACTTCCGTGCTAAAACAATGGGTTACGATGCGACGAAAGCATTTGAAGAACGCTTAGCGATTATGATTGAAGAGAATAACGAAGCAGAGAAGAAAGCGAGCGAAGATCCGCATGAGTTTATTTAG
- a CDS encoding DNA-directed RNA polymerase subunit beta produces the protein MESSKKYILKQLFKIVLIILVALLLFSVGLMIGYGVLGKGNPFDVFNGSTWSHITDFIK, from the coding sequence ATGGAGAGTTCAAAAAAATACATTTTAAAGCAATTATTTAAAATAGTTCTTATCATTTTAGTAGCACTTCTATTATTTTCAGTAGGGTTGATGATTGGCTACGGTGTTCTTGGAAAAGGAAATCCATTTGATGTTTTTAATGGTTCGACGTGGTCACATATCACAGACTTTATAAAATAA
- the lgt gene encoding prolipoprotein diacylglyceryl transferase, which produces MSLFSSINPVAFSLFGLDVNWYGIIIVSGMLLAIILASKEAVRVGLKEDDVIDFMFWGLPLSIVGARLYYVAFEWKRYADNPIEIFAIRNGGLAIYGGLLAGAIAMYIFTKKRGISFWQFLDIAVPGVIIAQAIGRWGNFMNQEAYGGEVSRSFLENLHLPSFIIDNMQVNGVYHHPTFLYESLWNVLGFILLLILRRQKNFLKIGELTFIYVMWYSLGRFFIEGMRTDSLWLFDTIRVSQLLSVILFIIAAILLIYRRKVMKPAFYKRTVK; this is translated from the coding sequence ATGAGTTTATTTAGTTCAATTAATCCAGTTGCCTTTAGCTTATTTGGTCTTGACGTCAACTGGTATGGCATTATTATTGTTTCAGGTATGTTGTTAGCTATCATTCTTGCTTCAAAAGAAGCGGTTCGGGTAGGATTGAAAGAGGATGATGTGATTGATTTCATGTTTTGGGGGTTGCCCCTTTCTATAGTTGGTGCAAGACTTTATTATGTAGCTTTCGAATGGAAACGGTATGCAGATAACCCAATTGAAATTTTCGCTATTAGAAATGGCGGTCTAGCTATATACGGCGGTTTGCTTGCTGGTGCCATTGCGATGTATATCTTCACCAAAAAGCGCGGGATTTCTTTTTGGCAATTTTTAGATATTGCTGTTCCTGGTGTGATCATTGCTCAAGCAATTGGCCGTTGGGGAAACTTTATGAATCAAGAAGCTTATGGTGGCGAAGTCAGCCGCTCATTCTTAGAAAATCTGCATTTGCCATCCTTTATCATTGATAATATGCAAGTGAATGGTGTCTACCACCATCCAACTTTTCTTTATGAGAGTTTATGGAATGTACTGGGTTTTATTCTGTTATTAATCTTACGTCGTCAAAAAAACTTTTTAAAAATTGGTGAATTAACTTTTATTTACGTGATGTGGTATTCACTAGGTCGTTTCTTTATTGAAGGAATGAGAACGGATAGTTTATGGCTGTTTGACACGATACGTGTTTCTCAGTTACTGTCGGTGATCTTGTTTATTATCGCTGCGATATTATTAATTTATCGTCGCAAGGTAATGAAACCTGCTTTTTATAAGCGTACAGTTAAATAA
- the murA gene encoding UDP-N-acetylglucosamine 1-carboxyvinyltransferase — MDQILVRSGNKLEGTVKIEGAKNAVLPILAAGLLAEEGITVLDNVPILSDVFMMKEVIHHLNTEIQFDQENNRVTIDATKDLLVEAPYEYVSQMRASIVVMGPLLARNNHARVAMPGGCMIGSRPIDLHLKGFEAMGAEITQEGGFIEAVAPNGLKGAQIYLDFPSVGATQNIMMAAVKAKGTTIIENVAREPEIVDLANVLNKMGAKVVGAGTETMTIEGVEKLVGIKHRIVQDRIEAGTFMVAAAMTGGNILVEEAIAEHNGPLISKLREMGVTVTQEENGIRVVGTDKLVSTDIKTLPHPGFPTDMQAQMSALQVIADGTSIVTETVFENRYQHLMELTKMGADFRIDNNVAYIHNPVPLRGAEVAATDLRAAAALILVGLVASDVTKVTHLEYLDRGYYNFHKKLAALGANIERVNA, encoded by the coding sequence ATGGATCAAATTCTTGTCCGTAGTGGAAATAAATTAGAAGGTACTGTAAAAATTGAAGGGGCTAAAAATGCGGTATTACCAATCTTGGCTGCTGGGTTATTAGCAGAAGAAGGCATAACAGTTTTAGACAATGTTCCAATTTTATCTGATGTATTTATGATGAAAGAAGTGATACATCATTTAAATACTGAGATTCAATTTGATCAAGAAAATAATCGTGTGACGATTGATGCAACAAAAGACTTATTAGTTGAAGCACCCTATGAATATGTTAGTCAAATGCGTGCCTCAATTGTTGTTATGGGACCATTATTAGCCCGTAATAATCATGCTCGTGTTGCGATGCCGGGTGGTTGTATGATTGGCTCTCGTCCAATCGATTTACACTTAAAAGGTTTTGAAGCGATGGGCGCTGAAATCACTCAAGAAGGTGGTTTCATTGAGGCAGTTGCCCCAAATGGTTTAAAAGGTGCTCAAATATACTTAGATTTTCCAAGTGTTGGAGCGACACAAAACATTATGATGGCAGCCGTTAAAGCAAAAGGTACGACAATCATTGAGAATGTTGCCCGCGAACCTGAAATCGTAGATTTAGCTAATGTTTTAAATAAAATGGGTGCTAAAGTGGTTGGTGCTGGTACTGAAACAATGACTATCGAAGGTGTAGAAAAGCTTGTTGGAATTAAACACCGTATCGTGCAAGATCGTATCGAAGCAGGAACATTTATGGTAGCTGCAGCAATGACTGGTGGAAATATTTTAGTTGAAGAGGCTATTGCAGAGCATAATGGTCCACTTATTTCTAAATTACGTGAAATGGGTGTAACGGTTACTCAAGAGGAAAATGGCATTCGAGTAGTCGGAACTGATAAATTAGTTTCAACAGATATCAAAACATTACCTCACCCAGGTTTTCCTACTGATATGCAAGCACAAATGAGTGCCTTGCAAGTTATCGCTGACGGAACAAGTATCGTCACTGAAACCGTCTTCGAAAATCGTTACCAACACTTGATGGAGTTAACTAAAATGGGCGCCGATTTCCGTATTGATAATAATGTTGCTTATATTCATAATCCAGTCCCATTACGTGGTGCTGAAGTAGCTGCTACCGATTTACGTGCAGCTGCAGCATTGATTTTAGTAGGGTTAGTCGCATCTGATGTGACTAAAGTGACTCATTTAGAGTATTTAGATCGTGGTTATTATAACTTCCATAAAAAATTAGCAGCACTGGGTGCTAATATTGAACGTGTAAATGCCTAA
- the lexA gene encoding transcriptional repressor LexA produces the protein MSSGRETRQTDILKFIHAQVEEKGYPPTVREIGEAVELSSTSTVHGHLSRLEKKGLLQRDPTKPRAIELTPQALELIGIQEKTIPLLGTVTAGAPILAVEEAIDHFPLPPHLKNDESNLFMLTVRGESMINAGILDGDQVIIKKQPNASNGDIVIAMTDEDEATCKRFYKESTHFRLQPENDFMEPILLDNVSILGKVVGLYRDTI, from the coding sequence ATGAGTTCAGGAAGAGAAACCCGTCAAACAGACATTCTAAAATTCATTCATGCTCAAGTTGAAGAAAAAGGCTATCCACCCACTGTTAGAGAAATCGGTGAAGCAGTAGAACTATCTTCTACTTCTACCGTTCACGGTCATTTATCCCGCTTAGAGAAAAAAGGACTATTGCAACGTGACCCTACAAAGCCACGTGCCATCGAGTTAACTCCTCAAGCCTTAGAATTAATTGGTATCCAAGAAAAAACAATTCCTCTATTAGGAACTGTTACTGCTGGTGCCCCTATCTTGGCCGTTGAAGAAGCTATCGATCACTTTCCGTTACCCCCTCATTTAAAAAATGATGAAAGCAACTTATTTATGTTAACGGTTCGCGGCGAAAGTATGATCAATGCTGGAATCCTTGATGGTGACCAAGTTATCATTAAGAAGCAACCAAACGCATCCAATGGTGATATCGTTATTGCTATGACTGATGAAGATGAAGCGACATGCAAACGTTTCTATAAAGAAAGTACTCATTTCCGTTTACAACCTGAAAATGATTTTATGGAACCTATCTTATTAGATAACGTATCTATCTTAGGTAAAGTCGTTGGTTTATACCGGGATACAATCTAA
- a CDS encoding F0F1 ATP synthase subunit epsilon → MAQLKVEIVTPNGVSYTNEVAQMVIVRTVDGDLGILPGHSPIIAPLRIDEVRVKNDRSSEEQEIIATNGGIMEVRDNVVTIVSDSAEKSTDIDVPRAERAKLRAEARIAEAKQEHNIDSQKRAEVALSRAINRINASKK, encoded by the coding sequence ATGGCTCAATTAAAAGTCGAGATCGTCACTCCTAATGGTGTCAGTTATACCAATGAGGTAGCACAAATGGTTATTGTTCGGACAGTGGATGGCGACCTTGGTATTTTACCAGGTCACTCACCAATCATTGCACCACTTAGAATTGATGAAGTTCGTGTTAAGAATGATCGTTCTAGTGAAGAACAAGAAATCATTGCAACTAACGGCGGGATTATGGAAGTTCGTGATAATGTTGTGACAATTGTTTCTGATAGTGCAGAGAAATCAACAGATATTGATGTCCCTCGTGCTGAACGTGCGAAACTTCGTGCAGAAGCTCGTATTGCAGAAGCAAAACAAGAACACAATATTGATAGTCAAAAACGTGCTGAGGTTGCCCTTAGTCGTGCGATCAATCGTATTAACGCTTCAAAAAAATAG
- a CDS encoding DUF1146 family protein, with amino-acid sequence MQVFGIDALVRLVCHLLFVYMAYWALQGVRIESFFKKQTLPQIKFFILFFAIAIGYMTSSFFLECITLIRNFIISVV; translated from the coding sequence ATGCAAGTTTTTGGAATTGATGCATTAGTGAGGTTGGTGTGTCATTTGTTATTTGTTTATATGGCTTATTGGGCGCTTCAAGGCGTTAGAATTGAGTCGTTTTTCAAAAAACAAACTTTACCACAAATTAAATTTTTTATCCTTTTTTTCGCTATTGCGATAGGCTATATGACAAGCTCATTTTTCTTAGAATGCATCACATTAATTCGCAATTTTATTATTTCTGTAGTATGA
- a CDS encoding GNAT family N-acetyltransferase has translation MMKLIDSANDAYPWDLLLLADPEKEIVESYLYASETYVYQPENSKPLGVIVLSKVLVDTYEIMNIAVSESAQGKGIGKHMLNFVLKMLQERIERSYEVVIKTGETSTPALKLYQSVGFEITEIVKDYFVEHYQEPIFENGQQLKNQVILKKELKAENINK, from the coding sequence ATGATGAAATTAATTGATTCAGCAAATGATGCGTATCCTTGGGATTTGCTGTTACTTGCAGATCCAGAGAAAGAAATAGTTGAGAGTTATTTATATGCGTCAGAAACATATGTTTATCAACCTGAAAATAGCAAACCACTTGGCGTGATTGTTTTGTCTAAAGTATTGGTTGATACGTATGAAATAATGAATATTGCGGTATCAGAATCGGCTCAAGGAAAAGGGATTGGCAAACATATGCTAAATTTTGTTCTGAAGATGTTGCAGGAAAGAATTGAGCGCTCCTATGAGGTAGTTATTAAGACCGGTGAAACCTCAACACCTGCATTAAAACTATATCAATCTGTTGGTTTTGAAATAACGGAAATTGTTAAAGATTATTTTGTTGAGCATTATCAAGAGCCAATCTTTGAAAATGGTCAACAATTAAAAAATCAAGTTATTTTAAAAAAGGAATTAAAGGCTGAAAACATTAACAAATAG
- the atpD gene encoding F0F1 ATP synthase subunit beta yields the protein MNSGKIVQVIGPVVDVEFSADQSLPEINNALVVYKADTKQKVVLEVALELGDGVIRSIAMESTDGLQRGMEVLDTGASISVPVGKETLGRVFNVLGETIDLDEPLSDDIEKSSIHKKAPTFDELATSTEILETGIKVIDLLAPYLKGGKVGLFGGAGVGKTVLIQELINNIAQEHGGISVFSGVGERTREGNDLYFEMKESGVIEKTAMVFGQMNEPPGARMRVALTGLTIAEYFRDVEGQDVLLFIDNIFRFTQAGSEVSALLGRMPSAVGYQPTLATEMGQLQERITSTQKGSVTSIQAIYVPADDYTDPAPATAFAHLDATTNLERRLTEMGIYPAVDPLASTSGALAPEIVGAEHYKVATEVQHILQRYRELQDIIAILGMDELSDEEKVLVGRARRIQFFLSQNFHVAEQFTGQPGSYVPVKETVRGFKEILEGKHDDLPEEAFRSVGSIDAVIEKAKSLGY from the coding sequence ATGAATTCAGGCAAGATTGTTCAAGTTATCGGTCCCGTTGTCGACGTGGAGTTCTCTGCCGATCAATCCTTACCAGAAATTAATAATGCCTTAGTTGTTTATAAAGCAGACACGAAACAAAAAGTTGTTTTAGAAGTTGCTTTAGAACTAGGCGATGGCGTTATTCGCTCAATCGCTATGGAATCAACTGATGGCTTACAAAGAGGAATGGAAGTTTTAGATACAGGCGCTTCTATTTCTGTACCAGTTGGTAAAGAAACTTTAGGACGTGTTTTCAACGTTCTTGGTGAAACGATTGATTTAGATGAACCGTTGAGTGACGATATCGAAAAAAGCAGTATCCATAAAAAAGCTCCGACTTTTGATGAGTTAGCAACAAGTACGGAAATTTTGGAAACTGGTATTAAAGTTATCGATTTACTTGCTCCTTATTTAAAAGGTGGTAAAGTTGGGCTATTCGGTGGTGCCGGTGTTGGTAAAACCGTTTTAATCCAAGAATTGATTAACAATATCGCTCAAGAACATGGGGGAATCTCAGTATTCTCTGGTGTTGGTGAACGTACTCGTGAAGGTAATGACCTTTACTTTGAAATGAAAGAATCTGGCGTTATTGAAAAAACTGCCATGGTTTTCGGCCAAATGAACGAGCCACCAGGGGCACGTATGCGTGTTGCCTTGACAGGTTTAACGATTGCGGAATATTTCCGTGATGTTGAAGGACAAGATGTACTATTGTTTATCGATAACATCTTCCGCTTCACACAAGCAGGTTCTGAGGTGTCAGCCCTATTAGGTCGTATGCCATCAGCCGTTGGTTACCAACCAACACTTGCAACTGAAATGGGACAATTACAAGAACGTATCACATCTACACAAAAAGGATCCGTTACGTCTATCCAAGCAATTTATGTACCAGCGGATGACTATACCGATCCAGCGCCAGCAACAGCTTTCGCTCATTTAGATGCGACAACTAACTTGGAACGTCGTTTAACTGAAATGGGTATTTACCCTGCGGTTGACCCATTAGCATCAACATCAGGCGCTTTGGCACCTGAAATTGTTGGAGCAGAACATTACAAAGTAGCAACTGAAGTTCAACATATCTTACAACGTTACCGTGAGTTACAAGACATCATTGCTATCTTAGGTATGGATGAATTATCTGATGAAGAGAAAGTCCTTGTTGGACGTGCTCGTCGTATTCAATTCTTCTTATCTCAAAACTTCCACGTAGCGGAACAATTTACTGGTCAACCAGGTTCGTATGTTCCGGTTAAAGAAACAGTCCGTGGATTTAAAGAAATTCTTGAAGGTAAACATGATGATTTACCTGAAGAAGCTTTCCGTAGTGTCGGTAGTATCGATGCTGTGATTGAAAAAGCAAAATCTTTAGGCTACTAG
- a CDS encoding NAD(P)H-dependent glycerol-3-phosphate dehydrogenase — translation MQQKIAVLGPGSWGTALAKSLVENGHDVRLWSHKEEPVQEINNKHTNEAYLKGIELPKELKATSNMAEAVADVDAVLFVVPTKAIRSVAKQLVAVLETKPVIIHASKGFEQETHKRISEILEEEIPSEKRQNVVVLSGPSHAEELAVRDITTVTAACEDLEQAKYVQDLFMNDYFRIYTNTDVLGVETGAALKNIIALGSGAIHGLGFGDNAKAALMTRGLAEISRLGVAMGADPLTFIGLSGVGDLIVTCTSVHSRNWRAGDLLGKGHNLDEILENMGMIVEGVSTTKAAYELAQDLNVDMPITETIYNVIYKGQDVKEAVRQLMLREGRSE, via the coding sequence ATGCAACAAAAAATTGCGGTTTTAGGACCAGGTTCATGGGGAACTGCCCTTGCCAAATCTTTAGTGGAAAATGGTCACGACGTTAGATTGTGGAGCCATAAAGAAGAACCGGTACAAGAAATAAATAATAAGCATACGAATGAAGCTTACTTAAAAGGAATTGAGTTACCTAAAGAATTAAAAGCAACATCAAACATGGCAGAAGCTGTAGCAGATGTTGATGCGGTATTATTTGTTGTCCCAACTAAAGCCATTCGTTCAGTCGCTAAACAGTTAGTAGCCGTTTTAGAAACGAAGCCTGTTATCATTCACGCTAGTAAAGGGTTTGAACAAGAAACTCATAAACGTATTTCAGAGATTTTAGAAGAAGAAATTCCAAGTGAAAAACGTCAAAATGTTGTCGTGTTATCAGGACCAAGTCACGCTGAAGAGTTAGCTGTTCGTGACATTACAACAGTAACAGCTGCTTGTGAAGATTTAGAGCAAGCGAAATATGTCCAAGACTTATTTATGAATGATTATTTCCGAATCTATACTAATACTGATGTCTTAGGTGTAGAAACAGGTGCCGCTTTAAAAAATATTATTGCCTTAGGTTCAGGTGCTATTCACGGTCTTGGGTTTGGTGATAATGCGAAAGCTGCCTTGATGACGCGTGGTTTAGCTGAAATCAGCCGTTTAGGAGTTGCCATGGGTGCAGATCCTTTAACGTTTATTGGTTTGAGTGGTGTTGGTGATTTGATTGTCACTTGTACAAGTGTTCACTCAAGAAACTGGCGTGCTGGTGATTTATTAGGTAAAGGTCATAATTTAGACGAAATTTTAGAAAATATGGGCATGATTGTTGAAGGTGTTTCAACGACGAAAGCGGCCTATGAATTAGCTCAAGATTTAAATGTGGACATGCCGATTACCGAAACTATCTATAATGTTATCTATAAAGGTCAAGATGTTAAGGAAGCCGTTCGTCAGCTAATGCTTCGCGAAGGTCGATCTGAATAA
- a CDS encoding DUF2969 family protein: MKKNKDIEVSVTEKKQNSKGQKAEVQELSIGKKVIGEVEKIEDKKFVVTIEGEGPKFVKSFDEGYETLISHWNLFQ; encoded by the coding sequence ATGAAAAAAAATAAAGATATTGAAGTTTCAGTTACTGAGAAAAAACAAAATTCAAAAGGCCAAAAAGCTGAAGTGCAAGAACTAAGCATTGGTAAAAAAGTGATTGGTGAAGTAGAAAAAATCGAAGATAAAAAGTTTGTTGTAACAATTGAAGGTGAAGGCCCTAAATTTGTTAAATCTTTTGATGAAGGCTATGAAACGTTAATTAGTCATTGGAATCTTTTCCAATAA
- the yidD gene encoding membrane protein insertion efficiency factor YidD, producing MKRLILAIVGFYQRKISPGLPRRCRYHPTCSQYMVDAVNYHGGFKGFIMGIARIFRCQPLVKGGIDYAPLKFTVRRNSDEVYPGPYKKECQCHDEIN from the coding sequence ATGAAGCGTTTAATTTTAGCGATTGTTGGTTTTTATCAACGGAAAATTTCACCAGGATTACCAAGACGTTGCCGCTACCATCCAACATGCTCACAATACATGGTTGATGCGGTCAATTACCACGGTGGGTTTAAAGGGTTTATAATGGGCATAGCACGTATCTTCCGATGTCAACCATTAGTTAAAGGTGGAATTGATTATGCCCCCTTAAAATTCACTGTGCGTCGAAATAGTGATGAAGTCTATCCAGGGCCCTATAAAAAGGAGTGTCAGTGTCATGATGAAATTAATTGA
- a CDS encoding nucleoid-associated protein, whose protein sequence is MEINSAVLQILDLESGSLFCSQKELDIKAYPVKTYLESVVKKFHQGDLKEGHLSADDSIIQTALNGDLSFVEKSEKFATIFFNCLSQGHEVPSGDLFCMELEDRGDSYLGLFKINYKPAYTHFVDYEEDQLLNNLIINKTILPATSQKVSEGLVINLSTFEFKLVEKKYMFDDKKTNYLTDLILKTAVKPTVQENIKIVKKAVKEVADKYNEETFTSLANVQQAVHESIESEGRISNQKIAEVVFEHNHSAKSDYLEKVEQSRFVEDVPVNVPKYEKKYSKQKLKLTNGIEMFIPVEVYQDKDLIEFINNPDGTISVMIKNVDDIINRF, encoded by the coding sequence ATGGAAATCAATTCAGCAGTATTACAAATTTTAGACTTGGAAAGTGGCTCATTGTTTTGTTCGCAAAAAGAACTAGATATTAAAGCCTATCCAGTTAAAACATATTTAGAATCAGTTGTTAAAAAATTTCATCAAGGGGACCTAAAAGAAGGACATTTGTCTGCTGACGACTCAATCATACAGACTGCTTTAAATGGTGACTTATCTTTTGTTGAGAAATCAGAAAAGTTTGCAACTATCTTTTTTAATTGTTTGTCGCAAGGGCATGAAGTTCCAAGTGGGGATTTATTTTGTATGGAGTTAGAAGATCGTGGTGACTCATATTTAGGGTTATTTAAAATCAATTACAAACCTGCTTATACGCATTTTGTTGATTACGAAGAAGATCAGCTTTTAAATAATTTGATAATTAATAAAACAATTCTACCAGCTACTAGTCAGAAAGTTAGCGAAGGGCTGGTTATTAACTTATCAACTTTTGAATTTAAATTAGTTGAAAAGAAATATATGTTTGATGATAAAAAGACAAATTATTTAACTGATTTAATATTGAAAACAGCAGTTAAGCCAACTGTTCAAGAAAATATAAAAATTGTTAAAAAAGCAGTGAAAGAAGTAGCGGACAAATATAATGAAGAAACCTTTACATCCTTAGCGAATGTGCAACAAGCGGTTCATGAGAGCATCGAGTCGGAAGGACGTATCAGTAATCAAAAAATCGCTGAAGTGGTCTTCGAACATAACCATTCAGCGAAATCTGATTATTTGGAAAAAGTAGAACAGAGTCGTTTTGTAGAAGATGTTCCGGTTAACGTTCCTAAGTATGAAAAAAAATACAGCAAGCAAAAATTAAAATTAACAAACGGGATAGAGATGTTTATCCCCGTAGAAGTTTATCAAGATAAAGATTTAATTGAATTTATTAATAATCCTGATGGCACTATTTCAGTGATGATAAAAAATGTTGATGATATTATTAATCGATTCTAA